In the genome of Mycoplasma seminis, one region contains:
- a CDS encoding MAG0110 family membrane protein produces the protein MNSTQKQDFTDVTFEKTSISAKTQFYAIMLLTFIVGLVLMLSLAVGLSFWFSTEHFANFFEQHWIALIIALVVIFLVNFFLTMFIGMFKNPYVKLALFPVFIIFYGIVIALAFFAYFNLASPETMNNMPAMIGIMLIPAGVMVIAAILGLFQLVNIRVMWIFVAFLSVAFLITFFVSFFVYRANWYVTVIGTALISINMIIQWWMIRKTADVAQYMSKRDMLSIAIQEGILLFISYAQLLWYVIMLFVGRRD, from the coding sequence ATGAATTCAACACAAAAACAAGATTTTACAGATGTTACATTTGAAAAAACATCTATTAGTGCAAAAACACAGTTTTATGCTATTATGCTATTGACTTTTATAGTCGGATTAGTATTAATGCTTTCACTTGCTGTAGGGCTTAGCTTTTGGTTTTCAACCGAGCATTTTGCAAACTTCTTTGAACAACATTGGATTGCATTAATAATAGCTCTAGTAGTGATATTCTTAGTTAATTTCTTTTTAACTATGTTTATTGGAATGTTTAAAAATCCATACGTCAAATTAGCTTTATTCCCAGTCTTTATTATCTTTTATGGTATTGTGATTGCTTTAGCATTCTTTGCTTACTTTAACTTAGCAAGCCCTGAAACAATGAACAATATGCCGGCAATGATTGGAATTATGCTTATTCCAGCTGGAGTTATGGTAATTGCGGCTATTCTAGGATTATTCCAACTAGTTAATATTAGAGTAATGTGAATATTTGTTGCATTTCTTTCAGTAGCATTCCTTATTACATTTTTCGTTTCATTCTTTGTTTATAGAGCAAACTGATATGTTACAGTAATAGGAACTGCTTTAATATCAATCAACATGATTATTCAATGATGAATGATTAGAAAAACAGCAGACGTAGCTCAATATATGAGTAAAAGAGATATGCTTTCAATAGCTATCCAAGAAGGTATTTTATTATTTATTTCATATGCACAATTACTTTGATATGTTATTATGCTTTTTGTAGGAAGAAGAGATTAA
- the rplS gene encoding 50S ribosomal protein L19, producing MRNKLLELVEKSQLRTDLPQFKTGDNVKVHVRIREGEKERIQIFEGLVISKKESGTRESFTVRKDSYGIGVERTFLVNSPLIAHIEVVRQNKVRRKRLFYMRDRKGKSARLKEIKRNK from the coding sequence ATGAGAAATAAATTATTAGAGTTAGTTGAAAAATCACAATTACGTACAGACTTACCACAATTCAAAACAGGTGATAACGTTAAAGTTCACGTACGTATCCGTGAAGGTGAAAAAGAACGTATCCAAATTTTTGAAGGTTTAGTAATCAGCAAAAAAGAATCAGGTACAAGAGAATCATTCACAGTTAGAAAAGATTCATACGGTATCGGAGTTGAAAGAACATTCTTAGTAAACTCACCTTTAATCGCACACATTGAAGTAGTTCGTCAAAACAAAGTTCGTAGAAAAAGATTATTCTACATGAGAGACCGTAAAGGTAAATCAGCTCGTCTTAAAGAAATCAAAAGAAATAAATAA
- the trmD gene encoding tRNA (guanosine(37)-N1)-methyltransferase TrmD, producing the protein MKINFLTLFPNYFEPFINESIVKRAKEKELVDFSVVDFRNFSKDKHRKVDDEIYGGGHGLLLQVEPIDLALDSLPSRGGFKILVSPQGKTFTQEIAQELSQYDQITFISGRYEGFDERVVSLVDMELSIGDYVLTGGELPSMVMADSIIRLLPGVIKEESHVYDSFQGIGLLDYPQYTRPREYKGMKVPEVLFNGNHKEIKEWKEQAQWEKTLKNRPDIIERIKNEK; encoded by the coding sequence ATGAAAATTAATTTTCTTACATTATTTCCAAATTACTTTGAACCTTTTATAAACGAAAGCATAGTTAAAAGAGCTAAAGAAAAAGAATTAGTTGATTTTTCTGTAGTAGATTTTAGAAACTTCAGTAAAGATAAGCATCGTAAAGTTGATGATGAAATTTATGGTGGAGGTCATGGTTTATTGTTACAAGTAGAACCTATTGATTTAGCGCTAGATTCTTTACCAAGCCGTGGTGGATTTAAAATATTAGTTTCCCCACAAGGTAAGACCTTTACACAAGAAATCGCTCAAGAACTTTCACAATATGACCAAATTACTTTTATCTCAGGTAGATATGAAGGATTTGATGAACGTGTTGTATCGCTTGTTGATATGGAGCTTTCGATTGGTGATTATGTTTTAACAGGTGGTGAATTACCTTCAATGGTAATGGCTGATAGTATTATTCGCTTGCTTCCTGGGGTTATAAAAGAAGAATCACATGTTTATGATTCATTTCAAGGAATTGGATTATTAGATTATCCGCAATACACTCGCCCACGTGAGTATAAAGGAATGAAAGTTCCTGAAGTATTATTCAATGGAAATCATAAGGAAATTAAAGAATGAAAAGAGCAGGCACAATGAGAGAAAACTCTCAAAAATAGACCTGACATTATCGAAAGGATTAAAAATGAGAAATAA
- the rpsP gene encoding 30S ribosomal protein S16, whose product MVKIRLKRMGDKFRPVYKIVAADSRAPRDGKFIEALGHYNPKTKEFVLDKELTSKWIKQGAQPTVTVANLFRAHNLTSELKK is encoded by the coding sequence ATGGTTAAAATTAGATTAAAAAGAATGGGAGACAAATTCAGACCAGTATACAAAATCGTTGCTGCTGACTCAAGAGCTCCACGTGATGGAAAATTTATCGAAGCTTTAGGACACTACAACCCTAAAACAAAAGAATTTGTTTTAGATAAAGAATTAACTTCAAAATGAATTAAACAAGGTGCACAACCAACTGTTACAGTAGCTAACTTATTTAGAGCTCACAATTTAACTTCAGAACTTAAAAAATAA
- a CDS encoding energy-coupling factor transporter transmembrane component T family protein yields MKSVFGRYIPGKGFLYNLDPRIKLLTVILYIVMVFLVSYFIDLLILLIPLMVIYIITNKRLRPLFKLMWLPFFISFIIFFVNIYTITNQTVYEDVKKMYYSNNFLGKTWLLSMYDPDKTFWTWGISSRHLETMPVYTGLVHSPFVNVQMSVKYGVSLDGINRTISLFLRIYIMILTTALLTNTTRPILLTKSIEDILWPLKLIFIPTHVIAMIISIALRFIPTLIDEANRIMKAQSSRGVDFKHGNMKEKINAFTTLIIPLFVSSFARAEDLSNSMETRGYDPYAKRTKYRKIKPTWVDFVILFLLLGVLAFFICNMVHPQYLPTWYLVTKVI; encoded by the coding sequence ATGAAAAGTGTTTTTGGTCGTTATATACCCGGAAAAGGATTTTTATATAATTTAGATCCTAGAATTAAGTTATTAACAGTTATTCTTTATATTGTAATGGTGTTTCTAGTTTCATATTTTATTGATTTATTAATTCTATTAATACCATTAATGGTGATTTATATCATTACAAATAAACGTCTAAGACCATTATTTAAATTAATGTGACTTCCATTCTTTATTTCATTTATTATTTTCTTTGTTAACATCTATACAATTACAAACCAAACCGTTTATGAAGATGTTAAAAAAATGTACTATTCAAATAATTTCTTAGGTAAAACATGATTACTTAGTATGTATGATCCGGATAAAACCTTTTGAACATGAGGTATTTCTTCAAGACACCTTGAAACAATGCCGGTATACACAGGACTGGTTCATTCACCATTTGTTAATGTGCAAATGTCTGTAAAATATGGAGTTTCATTAGATGGAATTAACCGTACAATCTCTTTATTTTTAAGAATCTATATCATGATTTTAACCACAGCATTATTAACAAATACTACTCGTCCTATTTTACTTACTAAATCAATTGAAGATATTTTATGACCATTAAAATTAATCTTTATTCCTACTCACGTTATCGCTATGATTATTTCTATTGCACTTCGTTTCATTCCTACATTAATTGATGAAGCCAATAGAATTATGAAAGCGCAATCTTCACGTGGAGTTGATTTTAAACATGGTAATATGAAAGAAAAAATCAATGCATTTACCACATTAATTATTCCGCTTTTTGTTTCTTCATTTGCTCGTGCTGAAGATTTATCTAACTCAATGGAAACTAGAGGATACGACCCTTATGCAAAAAGAACTAAATATAGAAAAATTAAACCAACTTGAGTTGATTTCGTTATTCTATTCTTACTTTTAGGAGTGCTTGCCTTCTTTATTTGTAATATGGTTCATCCACAATATTTACCTACTTGATACTTAGTAACAAAAGTAATTTAA
- a CDS encoding ATP-binding cassette domain-containing protein, whose protein sequence is MQIKIKDLSHTFNPKSPWEFTALNNVNCEINDGEYIGIIGSTGSGKTTFIEHLNQLLSPSKGEITWDFYDDVNISKKLLLSQAKKELLETYPANSKEYKSELKIKKHQIKQQLKASKKEIKKLQNKLNHDLKIALNDFRENFIAMNKDSYENKLQFKYALTRELHLFKHNYMSQSEEGKAIQRLKYIQDRIIFTKQGKRDLFAKDPKRLRKHVGIVFQFAEYQLFKATIQEDIAFGPMAFGMVKEKAYQIAQECLETVGLGPEYLSRSPFELSGGQKRRVAIAGILAMQPDFLVVDEPTAGLDPVGVYEILEILKNLNQQGKTIINVTHDLDNILKYANRIILFKKGEIVRDGEPYEILNDVEFLKENNLQPPHLLSFANKLRNKGIPVPKILSEEDLVTFLNSYLGGK, encoded by the coding sequence ATGCAAATAAAAATTAAAGATTTATCACATACTTTTAATCCTAAATCTCCTTGAGAATTCACCGCTTTAAATAATGTTAATTGTGAAATTAACGATGGTGAATACATCGGAATCATTGGTTCAACTGGTTCAGGTAAAACAACTTTTATTGAACATTTAAATCAACTTTTATCTCCTTCTAAAGGTGAAATCACTTGAGATTTTTATGATGATGTAAATATAAGTAAAAAATTATTACTTTCACAAGCTAAAAAAGAACTATTAGAAACTTATCCCGCTAATTCCAAGGAATATAAGTCTGAATTAAAAATTAAAAAACACCAAATTAAGCAACAGCTAAAAGCTAGCAAAAAAGAAATTAAAAAATTACAAAACAAACTTAATCATGATTTAAAAATTGCATTAAATGATTTTAGAGAAAACTTTATTGCTATGAATAAAGACTCATACGAAAATAAATTGCAATTTAAATATGCTTTAACTAGAGAATTACACTTATTCAAACACAATTACATGTCACAAAGTGAAGAAGGAAAAGCTATCCAAAGACTAAAATATATCCAAGATCGCATTATTTTCACTAAGCAAGGTAAAAGAGACCTTTTTGCTAAAGATCCTAAAAGATTACGTAAACATGTTGGGATAGTGTTCCAATTTGCTGAATATCAACTTTTTAAGGCTACAATTCAAGAAGATATAGCTTTTGGACCTATGGCTTTTGGTATGGTTAAAGAAAAAGCTTATCAAATTGCTCAGGAATGTCTTGAAACTGTTGGACTTGGACCAGAATACCTATCACGTAGTCCTTTTGAACTTTCAGGTGGACAAAAACGTCGTGTTGCAATCGCAGGTATTTTAGCTATGCAGCCAGATTTTTTAGTAGTTGATGAACCTACTGCTGGATTAGATCCTGTTGGTGTTTATGAGATATTAGAAATCTTAAAGAATTTAAATCAACAAGGTAAAACTATTATTAATGTAACTCACGATTTAGATAATATTCTAAAGTATGCAAACAGAATTATTCTATTTAAAAAAGGCGAAATTGTTCGTGATGGTGAACCTTATGAAATATTAAATGATGTTGAATTTTTAAAAGAAAATAATCTTCAGCCACCACATTTATTATCATTTGCTAATAAACTTAGAAATAAAGGAATACCTGTTCCAAAAATTTTATCTGAAGAGGATTTAGTTACTTTCCTAAATTCTTATTTAGGAGGTAAATAA
- a CDS encoding energy-coupling factor transporter ATPase, producing MIKVDNITFRYRENDINPALKNVSFTIEKGQYVAILGHNGSGKSTLSKVLVALLKPQEGSLSIDGIIYSKENLAQIRKKIGIIFQNPDNQFVGSSVEDDIAFGLENRCIPHDEMGPLIKKYAQKVDMLDYLEREPESLSGGQKQRVAIASVLSLNPDVVIFDEVTSMLDPKGKASVLEIIKEIQNSKSKTLISITHDMDEAILADKCLVFAGGELIAAGSPKDILKNKEIIEIAKIESPFIHRISEKINGIEPTYDEKELIKELCK from the coding sequence ATGATAAAAGTTGATAATATTACATTTAGATATCGTGAAAACGATATAAATCCAGCCTTAAAAAATGTTTCATTTACAATTGAAAAAGGTCAATATGTAGCTATATTAGGACATAATGGTTCAGGAAAAAGTACTCTTTCAAAAGTGCTTGTTGCACTTTTAAAGCCACAGGAAGGCTCTTTAAGTATTGATGGAATCATTTATAGTAAGGAAAATTTAGCTCAAATTAGAAAAAAGATCGGAATCATTTTCCAAAACCCAGATAACCAATTTGTTGGTTCGTCTGTTGAAGATGATATTGCTTTTGGTCTTGAAAACCGTTGTATTCCACACGATGAAATGGGACCATTAATTAAGAAGTATGCTCAAAAAGTAGATATGTTAGATTATTTAGAAAGAGAACCAGAATCTCTTTCAGGTGGTCAAAAACAACGTGTAGCTATTGCTTCAGTACTTTCTTTAAACCCTGATGTTGTTATCTTCGACGAAGTAACTTCTATGCTTGATCCAAAAGGTAAAGCTAGTGTACTTGAAATAATTAAAGAAATTCAAAACTCAAAATCTAAGACTTTAATTTCTATTACTCACGATATGGATGAAGCTATTTTAGCTGATAAATGTTTAGTTTTTGCGGGTGGAGAACTTATTGCAGCAGGGTCACCGAAAGATATCTTAAAAAATAAAGAAATTATTGAAATAGCTAAAATTGAGTCTCCTTTTATTCACCGCATTAGTGAAAAAATAAATGGAATTGAACCAACATATGATGAAAAGGAGTTGATTAAAGAATTATGCAAATAA
- a CDS encoding ribonuclease HII: MLDFEKKYWDKYPLIAGLDEVGRGCLAGELVVTCVIFPPHYQNDRIKDSKLLSEKVREELYEEIINNALDYSIVIRTLDQINNSNPKEQSKIGMQVALENLKLKPDLVITDYEKINTDIEQINLVKGDNLALCVAAASILAKVTRDRMLVQYDDIYPGYDLKNNKGYGTKKHLEALQKLGVTPIHRIKYKPVKNLLTKNQTK; the protein is encoded by the coding sequence ATGTTAGATTTTGAAAAGAAATATTGGGATAAATATCCTTTAATCGCAGGATTAGATGAAGTTGGAAGAGGATGTCTCGCAGGTGAATTAGTAGTTACTTGTGTTATTTTTCCACCGCATTATCAAAACGATAGAATTAAAGACTCTAAATTACTTAGTGAAAAAGTCCGTGAAGAATTATATGAAGAAATTATTAACAATGCATTAGATTATAGTATTGTGATTAGAACGTTAGATCAAATTAATAATTCAAATCCTAAAGAACAATCAAAAATCGGAATGCAAGTTGCTTTGGAAAACCTAAAACTAAAACCTGATTTAGTTATTACAGATTATGAAAAAATTAATACTGATATTGAACAAATAAATTTAGTTAAAGGCGATAATTTAGCCCTATGTGTAGCGGCTGCAAGTATTTTAGCTAAAGTTACAAGAGATAGAATGTTAGTTCAATATGATGATATTTATCCTGGGTATGATTTAAAAAATAACAAAGGATATGGAACAAAAAAACATTTAGAAGCATTACAAAAATTAGGTGTAACACCAATTCACCGGATTAAATATAAACCAGTTAAAAATTTGCTTACGAAAAATCAAACCAAATAA
- a CDS encoding ABC transporter ATP-binding protein: protein MLKMFKILPGKIKAQFGIGILIVIINVALTMMLPILLSQFLPLLINDTNGQDVKLELFSWTVMTGTWNEVFTTLMVSFILTLFFAATTSFGYVLIIIWAGEKASNFYRNSLFKKYQKLSLKDIAQLTNESLITRINDDVAVFWDFLIGASISLIKAPLYIVVGLVFAFMTDVPLTFSIIAVIPLLIVVIAYMFIKVNPLIKKNRKNLDWITKEVDESINGARFIKANNLQHKQYAKFNKANTTWLGTEKSIYKYFSIGMPAFFVIINAIIVIIYAIGKTQLVALAGDGKIASDGAQLIAKLNVFIEYEVLIAQGVIMFSQFLGSFFRAKISAGRIVEVLDKEYDDLHVAGGLMISQNPKATSKDYSIEFKNVNYKYFETSQDYSIQDINFRIEGGQTLGIIGPTGSGKSTIANLIVNNMKYTEGNVLINGKEVRDINTTDLHQNVGIVYQEALLYSGTVLSNLTFGKEDATQEQIDRALKASCSNNFIMTFPDRLQHAVVQRGKNLSGGQKQRLSIARSLIIDPKILILDDSTSALDNITTKALIKNIKEDYDCTTVIISQKINSIKHADKILVMDKGKIIAQGKHEELLVTCPWYRDINANQLEQ, encoded by the coding sequence ATGCTAAAAATGTTCAAGATTTTGCCTGGTAAAATCAAAGCACAATTCGGTATTGGAATACTAATTGTTATCATCAATGTTGCTTTAACAATGATGCTTCCAATTTTACTTTCTCAATTCCTTCCATTGTTAATTAATGATACAAATGGACAAGATGTTAAGTTAGAATTATTTAGTTGAACAGTTATGACTGGAACATGAAATGAAGTCTTTACCACACTGATGGTTTCCTTCATTCTAACTTTATTTTTTGCTGCTACTACATCATTTGGATATGTTTTGATTATCATTTGAGCAGGTGAAAAAGCATCTAACTTTTATAGAAATTCTTTATTTAAAAAATATCAAAAGCTTAGTTTAAAAGATATTGCGCAATTAACTAATGAGAGTTTAATTACACGGATCAATGATGACGTTGCAGTCTTTTGAGATTTCTTAATCGGAGCTTCAATTTCACTTATTAAAGCCCCATTATACATTGTTGTTGGTTTAGTGTTTGCCTTCATGACTGATGTTCCATTAACATTCTCAATTATTGCTGTTATTCCACTTTTAATTGTGGTTATAGCTTATATGTTTATTAAAGTTAACCCATTAATTAAAAAGAACAGAAAAAACCTTGATTGAATTACTAAAGAAGTTGACGAATCAATTAATGGTGCAAGATTTATTAAAGCTAATAATTTACAACACAAACAATATGCAAAATTTAATAAAGCTAATACAACATGACTAGGAACTGAAAAAAGCATTTATAAATACTTTTCAATCGGTATGCCTGCGTTCTTTGTTATTATCAATGCAATCATAGTTATTATTTATGCAATTGGTAAAACACAACTTGTAGCTTTAGCTGGTGATGGAAAAATTGCAAGTGATGGAGCACAATTAATTGCAAAACTTAATGTGTTTATTGAATATGAAGTTTTAATTGCGCAAGGTGTAATTATGTTCTCTCAATTCCTTGGATCATTTTTCAGAGCCAAAATTTCAGCAGGGAGAATTGTTGAAGTACTTGATAAAGAATATGACGATTTACATGTAGCTGGTGGACTTATGATTTCACAAAATCCTAAAGCGACTTCAAAAGATTATTCAATTGAATTTAAAAATGTAAATTACAAATACTTTGAAACTTCACAAGATTACTCAATTCAAGACATTAATTTCAGAATTGAAGGTGGTCAAACACTTGGGATTATTGGACCAACTGGTTCTGGAAAAAGTACGATTGCTAACTTAATTGTAAATAATATGAAATATACTGAAGGTAATGTACTTATTAATGGAAAAGAAGTTAGAGACATTAATACAACAGATTTACACCAAAACGTTGGTATAGTTTACCAAGAAGCATTATTATATTCAGGAACAGTTCTTTCTAATTTAACTTTTGGAAAAGAAGATGCAACACAAGAACAAATTGATCGTGCTTTAAAAGCATCATGTTCAAATAATTTTATTATGACTTTCCCAGACAGATTACAACATGCTGTAGTCCAAAGAGGTAAAAACTTAAGTGGTGGTCAAAAACAACGTTTATCAATTGCTCGTAGTTTAATTATTGATCCTAAAATCTTAATTTTAGATGATTCAACTTCGGCACTTGATAATATCACAACCAAAGCTTTAATTAAAAACATTAAAGAAGATTATGACTGTACTACAGTTATAATCTCTCAAAAAATTAATTCAATTAAACATGCGGATAAAATCCTAGTTATGGATAAAGGTAAGATTATAGCTCAAGGAAAACATGAAGAGCTACTTGTTACATGTCCATGATATAGAGATATTAATGCAAATCAATTAGAACAATAG
- a CDS encoding ABC transporter ATP-binding protein, whose protein sequence is MDNMYESREISKELNKYKKIKTDVNVYQTFKTLLSYITKDKKSLTIALIFSFVNSVCYIVGSFMIGLIVQLFFSPYVTKDPSTGQMMQDINNFNNTTFVLALVGLALSFIFYGIFRYMEQRVYIKLCFNAGARLRGELMEKLFRSPISFYDKNKTGNLISTLVVDINNVANSLFQMMVQAATSTFNILISIVVMFLASSMLTLIVIPISLIMFGLVLLLIKKSQPYFINVQNAFGALNAFVEEMLVNTKVTNSFDRQDYIYSQLEVITRNIRNSAYKGDVIAKSFDTLYGLISNLIILAISAIGAVFYLNNINIWSAFGFMTNPDGSPTAGLIMLYIMLNWNFMGPFQSILASTFNAQVGVASTSRIFKLLQVQVPSREHEVIKIEKIEGKVEFRDVYFKYNPKALEYQLKAATFTAQPGQKIAIVGPTGAGKTTIISLLSKYYDYEKGSIKLDGNELKNIDTVSLRDNMTIVLQDSFLFNESILDNLKMTNPNATFEEVQEAAKLTHAHHFIMNMANGYDTLIENNGANLSQGQKQLLSLTRAILSNKNLLILDEATSNIDSSTEQIVQQAMLKLMENKTTFVIAHRLSTIKNADVIIVVDNGLIIEQGNHQSLLEKQGFYYNLYTSQFDK, encoded by the coding sequence ATGGATAATATGTACGAAAGTCGTGAAATAAGTAAAGAACTTAATAAATACAAAAAAATTAAGACCGATGTTAATGTATATCAAACATTCAAAACACTTCTTTCTTATATTACAAAAGACAAAAAATCACTAACTATCGCATTAATCTTTAGTTTTGTTAACTCAGTTTGCTACATTGTTGGAAGCTTTATGATAGGGCTAATTGTTCAATTATTCTTCTCACCATATGTAACAAAAGATCCATCTACTGGTCAAATGATGCAAGATATTAATAACTTTAACAATACAACATTTGTTCTTGCATTAGTTGGACTTGCTTTATCATTTATCTTCTATGGAATTTTTAGATACATGGAGCAAAGGGTTTACATTAAATTATGTTTTAACGCTGGAGCTAGATTACGTGGAGAATTAATGGAAAAATTATTCCGTTCTCCAATTAGTTTCTATGATAAAAATAAGACCGGTAACTTAATTTCAACTTTAGTAGTTGATATTAACAACGTAGCTAACTCATTATTCCAAATGATGGTACAAGCTGCAACAAGTACTTTTAACATTCTTATTTCAATCGTTGTAATGTTTCTAGCATCCTCAATGCTTACACTAATAGTGATTCCTATTTCACTTATTATGTTTGGTCTTGTGCTTTTATTAATTAAGAAATCACAACCATATTTCATTAATGTACAAAATGCCTTTGGTGCATTAAATGCCTTTGTTGAAGAAATGCTTGTAAACACAAAGGTTACAAACTCATTTGATAGACAAGATTACATTTACTCACAACTTGAAGTTATTACACGTAACATTCGTAATTCAGCTTATAAAGGGGATGTAATTGCTAAATCATTTGATACTTTATATGGATTAATTTCAAACTTAATTATTCTAGCTATTTCAGCTATTGGTGCAGTATTTTACTTAAATAATATTAATATTTGAAGCGCCTTTGGATTTATGACAAATCCTGATGGTTCACCTACTGCTGGATTAATTATGTTATACATTATGCTTAATTGAAATTTCATGGGTCCATTCCAAAGTATTTTAGCAAGTACTTTTAATGCTCAAGTTGGGGTTGCTTCAACTTCACGTATCTTTAAATTATTACAAGTACAAGTTCCAAGTAGAGAACATGAAGTAATTAAAATTGAAAAAATTGAAGGTAAAGTCGAATTTAGAGATGTCTACTTTAAATACAATCCTAAAGCTTTAGAATACCAACTTAAAGCTGCAACATTTACAGCTCAACCTGGACAAAAGATTGCTATCGTAGGACCTACAGGAGCTGGTAAAACAACTATTATCAGTTTACTTTCAAAATATTATGACTATGAAAAAGGTTCAATTAAACTTGATGGTAATGAACTTAAAAACATTGATACAGTTTCGTTAAGAGATAATATGACTATTGTTTTACAAGACTCATTCTTATTTAATGAATCAATTTTAGATAATTTAAAAATGACTAATCCAAATGCTACATTTGAAGAAGTGCAAGAAGCTGCAAAATTAACTCATGCGCATCACTTTATAATGAACATGGCTAACGGATATGATACTTTAATTGAAAATAATGGAGCTAACCTTTCACAAGGTCAAAAACAACTTTTATCACTTACTAGAGCTATTTTAAGTAATAAAAACTTATTAATCCTTGATGAAGCTACTTCAAATATTGACTCAAGTACGGAACAAATAGTGCAACAAGCAATGCTTAAATTAATGGAAAATAAAACAACATTTGTTATCGCACATAGATTAAGCACAATTAAAAATGCTGATGTAATTATAGTGGTTGATAATGGATTAATTATTGAACAAGGTAACCACCAAAGCTTGCTTGAAAAACAAGGTTTCTACTACAATTTATACACTTCACAATTTGATAAATAA
- a CDS encoding Bsp6I family type II restriction endonuclease: protein MKKQFKNKDNNYVFDLYWKWSEYNKQLKEHYSRGANLHEAITEIICSYVNDYDWKDPNKGSADAISKNGTKIQVKATSVFDNDLTSFGPRSEFDILEFMRLDQTTDIFYFYRIPIEFLQEVYVNNEETFYEKQLTGQRPRFSIVNKLIIPHNLKPYATLNMRTGELEIYDEKK from the coding sequence ATGAAAAAACAATTTAAGAACAAAGATAATAATTATGTATTTGATTTATATTGAAAATGATCAGAATATAACAAGCAACTAAAAGAACACTATTCTAGAGGTGCTAATTTACATGAAGCTATTACTGAAATTATATGCTCATATGTAAATGACTATGATTGAAAAGATCCTAATAAAGGTAGCGCTGATGCAATATCAAAAAATGGTACAAAAATCCAAGTTAAAGCAACGAGCGTATTTGATAATGATCTCACATCATTTGGACCGAGGTCAGAATTTGATATTTTGGAATTCATGAGACTTGATCAAACAACGGATATATTTTACTTTTATAGAATTCCTATTGAATTTTTACAAGAAGTATATGTAAATAACGAAGAAACATTTTACGAAAAACAATTAACAGGTCAAAGACCTAGATTTTCAATTGTTAATAAATTAATTATTCCCCACAATTTAAAACCGTATGCAACATTAAATATGAGAACAGGAGAGCTAGAAATTTATGATGAAAAGAAATAA